Proteins from a single region of Candidatus Binatia bacterium:
- a CDS encoding choice-of-anchor tandem repeat GloVer-containing protein has product MKRLRILLIVSFAATLAACGGALNPAAPNLAASSARSHAFGAQNPAVSGYKQLYIFKGTPDGASPYSGFIALNGTLYGTTLNGSKNYCSQSCGSNNCYLGCGTVFSVSSTGKESIVYNFKGNFNSGSDGSWPFAGLTMLGGTMYGVASSAGAHQHGAVFTVNGAGSESVIYSFAGGNDGEVAEAPVIAFRGKLYGTTVYGGGTGCGGAGCGTVYSVTTGGSESVLYSFKGGSDGQRAYAPVTEVDGKLYGATLEGGQGCGSTGCGTIFSMTLTGKERVIYRFGGTSDGAYPNGLTAVSDVLYGTTEGGGTRSSGTFFSITPSGTLKTLYNFTDIPDGNLPGATLIHSKGAFYGTTVGGGTTGNGTVFKVTPGGTETVLHSFAAGNDGSDAQGPVYLFNRWLYGTTTKGGGTGCGGNGCGTVFKVKP; this is encoded by the coding sequence ATGAAACGTTTGCGCATACTTCTCATCGTGTCTTTCGCCGCGACGCTCGCCGCATGCGGCGGCGCGCTCAATCCGGCGGCCCCCAATCTCGCGGCCTCGAGCGCCCGTTCGCATGCTTTCGGCGCGCAGAACCCGGCGGTGTCCGGCTACAAGCAACTCTACATCTTTAAAGGAACGCCGGACGGCGCGAGCCCGTACTCCGGCTTCATCGCGCTAAACGGCACGCTCTACGGCACGACGCTCAACGGCTCGAAGAACTATTGCTCGCAGAGCTGCGGAAGCAACAACTGCTACCTGGGCTGCGGCACGGTCTTCTCGGTGAGCTCGACCGGCAAGGAAAGCATCGTCTATAATTTCAAAGGCAACTTCAACAGCGGCAGCGACGGATCGTGGCCGTTCGCGGGCCTGACTATGTTGGGCGGCACGATGTACGGCGTAGCGTCGAGCGCGGGTGCACACCAGCATGGCGCCGTCTTTACGGTCAACGGAGCCGGCAGCGAAAGCGTGATTTACAGCTTCGCCGGCGGCAACGACGGCGAGGTCGCCGAGGCGCCGGTGATCGCGTTTCGCGGCAAGCTGTACGGCACGACGGTCTATGGCGGGGGCACGGGCTGCGGCGGCGCGGGATGCGGCACGGTGTATAGCGTCACGACGGGCGGCAGCGAGTCGGTCCTGTACAGCTTCAAGGGCGGCAGCGACGGGCAGCGCGCCTACGCGCCGGTCACCGAGGTCGACGGCAAGCTCTACGGCGCGACGCTCGAGGGCGGCCAAGGCTGCGGCTCGACCGGCTGCGGCACGATCTTTTCCATGACGCTCACGGGCAAGGAACGCGTGATCTATCGCTTCGGCGGCACCAGCGATGGCGCGTATCCGAACGGCTTGACCGCTGTCAGCGACGTATTGTACGGCACGACCGAGGGCGGCGGCACGAGAAGCTCTGGCACGTTCTTTTCGATCACGCCCAGCGGCACGCTCAAGACGCTCTACAACTTCACGGACATCCCCGACGGCAATCTGCCCGGCGCGACCCTCATCCATTCAAAGGGCGCCTTCTACGGCACAACCGTCGGCGGCGGCACCACGGGCAACGGAACGGTGTTCAAGGTGACGCCGGGCGGGACTGAAACGGTGCTGCACAGCTTCGCGGCCGGCAACGACGGCTCGGACGCGCAGGGACCAGTGTATTTGTTTAACCGCTGGCTCTACGGCACGACGACGAAAGGCGGCGGCACCGGCTGCGGCGGAAACGGCTGCGGCACGGTCTTCAAGGTGAAACCATGA
- a CDS encoding VOC family protein, giving the protein MNVRKLNHAVLRVRDLDRSLGFYHDVLGLEPIARMGHVMAFMRAPGSLNHHDLGLASVGPNAPPPNERGVGLYHLAWEVEEIESLRDARAALERYGTLSGASDHGATKSIYGYDPDGNEFEVMWMVPREHWGEYENAAPTRPLNLDAEIARWSVKTSTG; this is encoded by the coding sequence ATGAATGTTCGCAAACTCAACCACGCGGTGCTGCGCGTTCGCGATCTCGACCGCAGCCTCGGGTTCTATCACGACGTGCTCGGCCTGGAACCGATCGCGCGCATGGGCCACGTGATGGCGTTCATGCGCGCACCCGGCTCGCTGAACCACCACGACCTCGGGCTCGCGTCGGTCGGCCCGAACGCCCCGCCACCCAACGAGCGCGGCGTCGGGCTCTACCATCTCGCATGGGAGGTCGAGGAGATTGAGTCGCTGCGCGACGCCCGCGCGGCGCTCGAACGCTACGGCACGCTGAGCGGCGCGAGCGATCATGGCGCGACGAAGTCGATCTACGGCTACGATCCCGACGGGAATGAGTTCGAGGTGATGTGGATGGTGCCGCGCGAGCACTGGGGCGAGTACGAGAACGCGGCCCCAACGCGTCCGCTCAATCTCGACGCCGAGATCGCGCGCTGGAGCGTGAAGACATCGACGGGCTGA
- a CDS encoding PaaI family thioesterase: MRARMRSIPIFRSLGLSNIRLGAGALECTVARNPEFDGIFDSFHGGMLMTAADSAAAIVSLTIWGADARITTTDMNIRFLAPARSDVKLFAQAIKKGRTLCPVTANFWRDDGALVAVAQVTYMRLT; this comes from the coding sequence GTGCGCGCGCGCATGCGGTCGATCCCGATCTTCCGCAGTCTCGGTTTGTCCAACATTCGCCTCGGCGCGGGCGCGCTCGAGTGCACGGTCGCGCGCAATCCCGAGTTCGACGGCATCTTCGATTCGTTTCACGGCGGCATGCTGATGACGGCGGCCGACTCCGCGGCGGCAATCGTGAGCCTGACGATCTGGGGCGCCGACGCCCGCATCACGACCACCGACATGAACATCCGCTTCTTGGCGCCCGCGCGCAGCGACGTCAAACTCTTCGCGCAGGCGATCAAAAAAGGGCGGACACTTTGCCCGGTGACCGCCAACTTTTGGCGCGACGACGGTGCGTTGGTGGCCGTGGCGCAAGTCACGTATATGAGGCTCACATGA
- a CDS encoding Uma2 family endonuclease → MTLPEIVLPQTKPETEWVRGRPLQKVSPQRTHSLLQVALAMQLGRWAERRGEIGTEWSFRVAPPGEVRRPLVPDVSYVSNERLRPLTDAEIEIPPLSPDVAVEILSPDDRRIDIDDKISVYLRAGSSLVVVVDPRRRVVELHDSAGVAQLDESQTIEHRALPGFSYPLRDLFAVLRRS, encoded by the coding sequence ATGACATTGCCTGAAATCGTATTGCCGCAGACAAAGCCGGAGACCGAGTGGGTGCGCGGCCGCCCATTGCAAAAGGTGAGCCCGCAGCGAACCCACTCGCTTTTGCAGGTCGCCTTGGCGATGCAGCTAGGTCGGTGGGCGGAGCGCCGCGGCGAAATAGGGACCGAGTGGAGCTTTCGCGTCGCGCCGCCGGGCGAGGTGCGGCGGCCTCTGGTCCCTGACGTCTCCTATGTCTCGAACGAGCGGCTCCGGCCTCTCACCGACGCCGAGATCGAGATTCCGCCGCTCTCGCCGGACGTCGCGGTCGAGATTCTTTCACCGGACGATCGGCGAATCGATATCGACGACAAGATTTCGGTGTACTTGCGCGCGGGATCGTCGCTCGTCGTCGTCGTGGATCCACGGCGTCGCGTGGTCGAGCTGCATGACAGCGCTGGGGTAGCTCAGCTCGATGAATCGCAGACGATCGAGCACCGGGCGTTGCCCGGCTTCTCCTATCCGCTGCGCGACTTGTTCGCGGTGCTGCGCCGCTCTTAG
- a CDS encoding class I SAM-dependent methyltransferase, with translation MHSYMFDQASTAEYERLDLMSKILDPWTQASLLALGVHEGWSCLELGGGNGSITQWLCEQVGASGSVTSVDINPQLIELVDAPNLTVRQADLRTADLPRDAFDLVMCRAMLHQIADYAQTVLEKMAAALKPGGWLFVCEPDFHLALACEPKAWRDAWNGIIAWGKSQGVEWFIGRRLPAMVQALGLGHPDAKTEVPNIRGTTRDAVYFQLFFETVRERVISAGFVDAKTLDAANVLLSDPNCWTQCWMLTSVWVRKPL, from the coding sequence GTGCATTCCTACATGTTCGACCAAGCGTCGACCGCCGAATACGAGCGGCTGGACCTCATGTCGAAGATCCTCGATCCGTGGACGCAGGCGTCGCTGCTCGCGCTGGGCGTGCATGAGGGCTGGAGCTGCCTCGAGCTGGGCGGCGGCAACGGCAGCATCACGCAATGGCTCTGCGAGCAGGTCGGCGCGAGCGGCAGCGTCACATCCGTCGACATCAATCCGCAGCTGATCGAGCTCGTCGATGCGCCGAATCTCACCGTGCGCCAGGCCGACCTGCGCACCGCCGATCTGCCGCGCGACGCGTTCGACCTCGTGATGTGCCGCGCGATGCTGCACCAGATCGCCGATTACGCGCAGACCGTGCTCGAGAAGATGGCCGCGGCGCTGAAGCCCGGGGGCTGGCTGTTCGTCTGCGAGCCCGACTTTCATCTGGCGCTCGCGTGCGAGCCGAAAGCGTGGCGCGACGCATGGAACGGCATCATCGCGTGGGGCAAGTCGCAGGGCGTCGAGTGGTTCATCGGCCGACGGCTTCCCGCGATGGTTCAGGCGCTCGGCCTCGGGCATCCCGACGCCAAGACCGAGGTGCCGAACATCCGCGGCACCACGCGCGACGCCGTCTACTTCCAGCTGTTCTTCGAGACGGTGCGCGAGCGCGTCATAAGCGCGGGTTTCGTCGACGCCAAGACGCTCGACGCCGCCAACGTGCTGCTGAGCGATCCGAACTGCTGGACGCAGTGCTGGATGCTCACCAGCGTCTGGGTGCGCAAGCCGCTCTAA
- a CDS encoding sigma-70 family RNA polymerase sigma factor: MKQNDGLVARACAGDDAAAANLICAVWPDAYRIAWSIVRNRAAAEDAAQEACARAWRRLKGLRNPERFAVWFYRIVVNEARRAQRSIRRDEPVEAAARHDEASHDDRIAVRAAVDALEPRLRLPIVLRYFYGLRSTEIAQVLGAPAVTVRWWLMLAHRRLRVALDDPASPLQHTAAPDGRFKDESIAAG; the protein is encoded by the coding sequence GTGAAGCAAAACGACGGGCTCGTGGCCCGAGCCTGCGCCGGCGACGACGCGGCAGCCGCCAATCTGATCTGCGCCGTCTGGCCCGACGCCTACCGCATCGCGTGGTCGATCGTTAGGAATCGTGCCGCGGCGGAGGACGCCGCGCAGGAAGCGTGCGCGCGCGCCTGGCGCAGGCTGAAGGGCTTGCGCAATCCCGAGCGCTTCGCCGTGTGGTTCTACCGGATCGTCGTCAACGAGGCGAGGCGCGCGCAGCGTTCGATTCGGCGCGACGAGCCGGTCGAGGCGGCAGCCAGGCACGACGAAGCATCGCACGACGATCGCATCGCGGTGCGTGCCGCCGTCGACGCGCTCGAGCCGCGCCTGCGCCTGCCGATCGTGCTGCGCTACTTCTACGGTCTGCGCAGCACCGAGATCGCGCAGGTGCTCGGCGCGCCCGCCGTGACGGTGCGCTGGTGGCTGATGCTCGCGCATCGCCGCCTGCGAGTGGCGCTCGACGATCCCGCTTCACCTTTGCAACACACCGCCGCACCAGATGGAAGGTTTAAAGATGAATCAATCGCAGCAGGTTGA